From one Geoalkalibacter halelectricus genomic stretch:
- a CDS encoding right-handed parallel beta-helix repeat-containing protein: MRALILIALLLFPVQAGAELVYRGMETLWQDTVWEGEVLIDGILTVAPEVTLEIRPGTVVRFTPMDSFGDGIGEHEIFIQGRLKAVGTAEQPIRFTSSDPNPGPASWGAINMMLSEDEENLLVHCIIEYAYRGFHAHFSRARVSDSLLRRNMRGFQFQESTVVIERCRVEDNVNGLQFRDSTVLLKDTWVSGSFWGVRCVYSEVDLVDCRIENNLINGVNLRDSTLRAQGNLIIGNRRGLYLQRSQGTVHGNLVTDSSEHGIFLEESDVVITGNRILANGRSGVRWLNAQGRLEGNHIEGNGLYAVSNEGDTPLAAAGNWWGTADPQEIALLARAASADEQRGAILLQNPLPVAPVLEVPHL; the protein is encoded by the coding sequence ATGAGAGCCCTCATCCTGATTGCTCTGCTGTTGTTTCCCGTTCAGGCCGGCGCGGAATTGGTCTATCGCGGCATGGAAACCCTTTGGCAGGATACGGTCTGGGAAGGTGAGGTTCTCATTGACGGAATCCTGACGGTGGCGCCCGAGGTGACGCTGGAAATCCGCCCCGGCACGGTGGTGCGTTTTACGCCCATGGACAGTTTCGGCGACGGCATCGGCGAGCATGAGATATTCATCCAGGGGCGGCTCAAAGCCGTGGGTACCGCCGAGCAGCCCATCCGCTTTACCTCCAGCGATCCCAATCCCGGTCCGGCAAGTTGGGGGGCGATCAACATGATGCTCAGCGAGGATGAGGAAAACCTGCTGGTGCACTGCATCATCGAGTATGCCTATCGGGGTTTTCACGCTCACTTCTCCCGCGCCCGTGTGAGTGATTCGTTGCTGCGCCGCAACATGCGCGGCTTTCAGTTTCAGGAGTCGACCGTCGTCATTGAGCGCTGCCGGGTCGAGGACAACGTCAACGGCCTGCAATTTCGCGATTCCACCGTGTTGCTCAAGGACACCTGGGTGAGCGGCAGTTTTTGGGGGGTACGCTGCGTTTACAGCGAGGTCGATCTGGTCGACTGTCGCATCGAGAACAATCTGATCAATGGGGTCAATCTGCGCGACTCCACCCTCAGGGCCCAGGGCAATCTGATCATCGGCAACCGCCGCGGCCTCTACCTGCAAAGATCGCAAGGAACCGTGCACGGCAATCTGGTCACGGACAGCAGCGAACATGGCATCTTTCTTGAAGAATCAGATGTGGTTATAACGGGCAACCGCATCCTTGCCAACGGCCGCTCCGGGGTGCGCTGGCTCAACGCCCAGGGGCGGCTGGAAGGCAATCACATCGAAGGCAATGGTCTGTATGCGGTGAGCAATGAGGGCGATACGCCCTTGGCGGCTGCCGGCAACTGGTGGGGCACCGCCGATCCGCAAGAGATCGCTTTGCTGGCGCGCGCCGCCTCCGCCGACGAGCAACGCGGGGCGATCCTGCTGCAGAATCCGTTGCCTGTGGCGCCGGTGCTTGAGGTTCCGCATTTGTAG
- a CDS encoding right-handed parallel beta-helix repeat-containing protein — protein sequence MRFFLPALLAVSLLVGACAPAVGPGRLAAQALPTHEELEALPQLMGVLSADLTVEGAVVLADDLLVPVGVTLVLRPGTTVYVVPTHSTKIEPEWLSAGTELLVRGSLRSEGTAARPVTFVPLPLAGLGDYVWAGLLLDGASESLIRHTRIEGAEQGILCVASSPEIFGNHIVGCRYGIVAQAGSNPAIRANLIEKGEAGVFCWRGSHPLIENNRIVDHNEEGVFVDQSSAPRLADNHIANNRIGLAVYPEGPRAAADQARDNEQDLRLLGVPGGRP from the coding sequence ATGCGTTTTTTTCTTCCCGCTTTACTGGCTGTTTCTCTTCTGGTCGGCGCCTGTGCCCCCGCCGTCGGCCCTGGACGGCTTGCCGCCCAGGCGCTTCCCACGCACGAGGAGTTGGAGGCATTGCCGCAACTGATGGGGGTGCTGAGTGCCGATCTGACCGTTGAAGGGGCGGTGGTTCTGGCCGACGACCTGCTGGTTCCCGTCGGGGTGACCCTGGTTCTGCGTCCAGGTACCACTGTTTACGTGGTGCCGACCCACAGCACCAAAATCGAGCCGGAATGGCTCTCGGCCGGCACTGAACTGCTGGTGCGCGGCAGCTTGCGCAGCGAAGGCACCGCGGCGCGTCCCGTGACCTTCGTGCCTCTGCCCCTGGCCGGTCTCGGCGATTATGTCTGGGCCGGACTGCTGCTGGACGGGGCAAGCGAGAGCCTGATCCGCCACACCCGCATCGAAGGGGCCGAGCAGGGAATTCTGTGCGTCGCTTCCTCCCCGGAGATTTTCGGCAACCACATCGTCGGCTGCCGCTACGGCATCGTCGCGCAGGCGGGCAGCAACCCCGCCATTCGCGCAAATCTCATCGAAAAGGGCGAGGCGGGAGTGTTCTGCTGGCGTGGTTCGCACCCCTTGATCGAGAACAATCGCATTGTCGATCACAACGAGGAAGGCGTGTTCGTCGACCAGAGCAGCGCTCCGCGCTTGGCGGACAACCACATTGCCAACAACCGCATCGGCTTGGCCGTTTACCCCGAAGGGCCTCGCGCGGCGGCCGACCAAGCCAGGGACAATGAGCAGGATCTACGCCTGCTCGGCGTGCCAGGAGGTCGGCCATGA
- a CDS encoding sigma-54-dependent transcriptional regulator: MAGEKILIVDDEQGMRRLLDRVLSREGYETVAVAGGAEALRELNSGDVDLALVDIQMPGMTGLELLERIKEFDPCLPTIMITAYGTVESAVKALRAGAYHYITKPFETDEIKLTVAKAFERERLLAENRYLQQELAQRYSFAGIVSESLCMREVFEMASSVAVSNANVLITGESGTGKELMARSIHFNSARKEKPFVVLNCAALSEGVLESELFGHEKGAFTGAVGTRKGRFELAHEGTLFIDEVGEMSLNAQVKLLRVIQEQEFERVGGSRTIRANVRIVAATNKNLEDEVRAGRFREDLYYRLNVVNIHVPPLRERREDIEPLARHFMGKFAAEMGKAVTTLSPRTLSCLLAYDWPGNVRELQNAMERAVVMARGSAVTPRDLPQGLHGQDEICLKVPERGGSLTELLEDLECQLIIQTLRREEGSQTRAAEVLGIKRTTLRYKMEKYGLLERGE; this comes from the coding sequence ATGGCTGGAGAAAAAATACTCATCGTTGACGACGAACAGGGCATGCGCCGCCTCTTGGACCGGGTTTTATCGCGCGAAGGTTACGAAACCGTCGCCGTGGCCGGCGGCGCGGAGGCCCTGCGGGAATTGAACAGCGGCGATGTCGATCTGGCGCTGGTGGATATACAGATGCCGGGCATGACCGGGCTGGAGCTGCTGGAGCGCATCAAGGAGTTCGACCCCTGCCTGCCCACCATCATGATCACCGCTTATGGCACCGTGGAAAGCGCGGTCAAGGCCCTGCGCGCCGGAGCTTACCACTATATCACCAAGCCCTTCGAAACCGACGAGATCAAGTTGACCGTGGCCAAGGCCTTCGAGCGCGAGCGTCTGCTGGCCGAGAACCGCTATTTGCAGCAGGAGCTGGCGCAGCGCTACAGCTTTGCCGGAATCGTCAGTGAGTCGCTGTGCATGCGCGAGGTTTTCGAAATGGCTTCCTCGGTTGCCGTCAGCAATGCCAACGTGCTGATTACCGGGGAAAGCGGCACCGGCAAGGAACTGATGGCGCGCTCCATCCATTTCAACTCGGCGCGCAAGGAAAAACCCTTCGTGGTCCTCAATTGCGCTGCCCTGTCCGAAGGGGTGCTCGAGAGTGAACTGTTCGGCCACGAAAAAGGCGCCTTCACGGGGGCGGTCGGTACCCGCAAGGGTCGTTTCGAACTGGCTCACGAAGGAACGCTGTTCATTGACGAAGTCGGCGAGATGAGTCTTAATGCCCAAGTCAAGCTGCTGCGGGTGATTCAGGAGCAGGAGTTCGAGCGCGTGGGTGGATCTCGTACCATCCGCGCCAACGTGCGCATCGTGGCCGCGACCAACAAAAATCTCGAGGACGAGGTGCGGGCCGGTCGATTCCGCGAGGATCTCTATTACCGCCTCAACGTGGTCAACATCCATGTTCCACCCCTGCGCGAGCGGCGCGAGGACATAGAGCCCCTGGCACGCCACTTTATGGGTAAGTTCGCCGCCGAAATGGGCAAGGCCGTCACCACGCTTTCACCGCGCACCCTGTCCTGCCTGCTGGCCTACGACTGGCCGGGCAACGTGCGCGAATTGCAAAATGCCATGGAAAGGGCGGTGGTCATGGCGCGCGGCAGCGCGGTCACGCCCCGCGATCTTCCCCAGGGGTTGCACGGTCAGGACGAAATCTGTCTCAAGGTGCCCGAACGCGGCGGGAGCCTCACCGAACTGCTTGAAGACCTTGAATGTCAGCTTATCATCCAGACCCTGCGCCGCGAGGAGGGGTCGCAGACGCGCGCCGCCGAGGTGCTGGGAATCAAACGCACCACCCTGCGCTACAAAATGGAGAAATACGGTCTTTTGGAGCGCGGCGAATGA